In Aphelocoma coerulescens isolate FSJ_1873_10779 chromosome 25, UR_Acoe_1.0, whole genome shotgun sequence, a genomic segment contains:
- the LOC138098506 gene encoding LOW QUALITY PROTEIN: high affinity immunoglobulin gamma Fc receptor I-like (The sequence of the model RefSeq protein was modified relative to this genomic sequence to represent the inferred CDS: inserted 1 base in 1 codon; deleted 1 base in 1 codon), whose amino-acid sequence MAGKVALLLWAQTLGLAGAQTTQLLVQPPWTPPVLWDRVTLTCQGSGTAGATTWYKDGQRWWQKGPDRFIVTESGTYQCDRPGTGLSLPMRILNERLVLQVPARALLEGDTVTLRCRGWRDSAVTGVQFYHEEKDLGRPLNKTELSLSPLQLLHGGRYRCGGWVDSGPSLWWEKSAPVTVTVHVPVANATIISGALAHPVHAGDPVTLRCSVQVGSAPVTFTWLRNGQEVARGPLLELGDVHVGHSGTYQCVATNQLGQDGHRVFRALSPELALTVTPRAHWDTAVAVNIGRSLLFLVLLLAVIGGCCWWHRLAARKPQDSAPTGVPRPCPPSASTSDQRGAAGTLRGTAGPRCHLRECDVTXGGNWGSLGGIETPQGSLTALHSTPGPPHSPSQCQGSTGPFCLFLEPKGSVWIKAGEMGLVCSALPAELGKEEGPAQGAEQILVGFVPEFWGSLSALGRGTK is encoded by the exons ATGGCCGGGAAGGTGGCGCTGCTCCTGTGGG CCCAGACCCTCGGCCTCGCTG GCGCCCAGACCACCCAGCTCCTCGTGCAGCCCCCCTGGACGCCGCCGGTGCTGTGGGACCGGGTGACACTGACCTGCCAGGGCTCGGGCACAGCCGGTGCCACCACCTGGTACAAGGACGGGCAGCGCTGGTGGCAGAAGGGACCTGACCGATTCATTGTCACCGAGAGTGGCACCTACCAGTGTGACAGACCCGGCACCGGGCTGAGCCTTCCCATGCGCATCCTAAACG AGCggctggtgctgcaggtgcCGGCGCGGGCGCTGCTGGAGGGGGACACGGTGACGCTGCGCTGccggggctggagggacagcgCGGTCACTGGGGTGCAATTTTACCACGAGGAGAAGGATCTGGGGAGACCCCTTAATAAGAccgagctgtccctgtcccccctgcagctgctccacgGTGGCCGCTACCGCTGTGGGGGCTGGGTGGACTCTGGGCCGTCACTGTGGTGGGAGAAGTCGGCTcctgtgacagtgacagtgcATG TGCCCGTGGCCAATGCCACCATCATCTCTGGTGCCCTGGCACACCCGGTGCATGCAGGTGACCCCGTGACCCTGCGCTGCTCGGTGCAGGTGGGCTCAGCCCCTGTCACCTTCACCTGGCTGCGCAACGGGCAGGAGGTGGCCCGGGGTCCCCTCCTGGAGCTCGGGGACGTCCATGTGGGACATTCCGGCACCTACCAGTGCGTGGCCACCAACCAGCTGGGACAGGACGGGCACCGCGTGTTCCGGGCGCTCAGCCCCGAGCTGGCACTGACGGTGACACCGCGGGCACACTGGGACACAG cagtggctgtgaaCATCGGCAGGAGCCTCCTGTTCCTggtcctgctcctggctgtcATTGGGGGCTGTTGCTGGTGGCACCGCCTGG CCGCCAGGAAGCCCCAGGACAG CGCCCCCACGGGTgtcccccggccctgcccccccTCGGCATCCACAAGTGACCAACGCGGAGCTGCCGGGACCCTACGAGGGACAGCAGGACCCCGCTGCCACCTGCGAGAGTGTGATGTGA ctgggggaaattggggatcACTGGGAGGCATCGAGACCCCCCAGGGGTCCCTCACTGCCCTTCACAGCACCCCAGGGCCTCCCCattccccctcccagtgccag ggGAGCACAGGACCCTTTTGCCTCTTCTTGGAGCCAAAAGGCAGCGTTTGGATTAAAGCGGGAGAAATGGGGTTGGTTTGTTCAGCTCTGCCTGCTGAGCTCGGGAAGGAGGAGGGTCCCGCTCAGGGTGCTGAGCAGATCCTTGTGGGATTTGTGCCTGAGTTTTGGGGCTCCCTCAGTGCCTTGGGCAGAGGGACAAAATGA